The region CTGATGGTCGAGATCAAAAAACACAAGCTGATGGTGCCGCGCTGCGCCCGCACCGGCCAGGTGATCGAGCCGATGCTCACCGATCAGTGGTTTGTGGCGATGAGCAAAGTGTCCGAACAAGACCCGACCGGCAAGAGCATCACGCAAAAAGCCATCGATGCGGTGCAGTCGGGCCAGGTGAAGTTTGTTCCCGAGAACTGGGTCAACACTTACAACCAGTGGATGAACAACATTCAGGACTGGTGCATCAGCCGCCAGCTCTGGTGGGGCCATCAGATTCCCGCCTGGTATGCCGAAGATGGTGCTGTTTTTGTAGCGCGTGACGCAGATTCCGCAAGCGCTGCAGCTTTAAAAGCCGGTTATACCGGGCCATTGAAGCGTGATGAAGACGTGCTCGACACCTGGTACTCCAGCGCTTTGGTGCCTTTCAGCACCATGGGCTGGCCGGAGACCACACCGGACTATGACCTTTACCTGCCCAGCAGCGTGCTGGTCACCGGCTACGACATCATCTTCTTCTGGGTTGCCCGGATGATCATGATGACCACCCACTTTACCGGCAAAGTACCGTTCAAACACGTCTACATCCACGGTCTGGTGCGTGACGCGCAAGGCCACAAGATGAGCAAGAGTGAGGGCAACGTGCTCGACCCGGTGGACCTGATCGACGGCATTGCCCTGCCCGAGCTGCTGGTCAAACGTGCCGAAGGCCTGCGCAAGCCCGAAACTGCACCGCAGGTGCGCAAAAACACCGAAAAAGAATTCCCCAATGGCATCCCCGCCTTTGGTGCCGATGCCTTGCGTTTCACCTTCGCGTCCCTGGCTTCTCTGGGCCGCTCTATCAATTTTGATAGCAAACGCTGCGAAGGCTACCGCAACTTCTGCAACAAACTCTGGAACGCCAGCCGCTTCGTGCTGATGAACTGCGAAGGCCAGGACTGCGGTCTGAACGACCACACCCCGACCGAATGCGCCACCGCAGCGTATTTGGACTTCAGCCAGGCGGATCGCTGGATCGTTTCGCTGCTGCAAAAGGCCGAGGCTGAGGTGACCCAAGGCTTTGCCGACTACCGCCTGGACAACGTGGCCAGCACGATTTACGACTTTGTCTGGAACGAGTTCTGCGACTGGTACCTGGAAATCGCCAAGGTGCAAATCCAGACTGGTGATGATGCCCAGAAACGTGCTACCCGCCGCACCTTGATCCGCACGCTGGAAACCATTCTGCGCCTGGCCCATCCGATCATCCCGTTTGTCACCGAAGAGCTGTGGCAAAAGGTCGCACCCGTGGCCGGACGCGCTGGTGCATCCATCGCCATCGCTGCCTACCCGGTGAGTCAGCCCGAACGCATTGATGAGGCAGCGATTGCCCATGTCGCCAAACTGAAAACCCTGGTCGATGCTTGTCGTAACCTGCGCGGTGAAATGCAGGTGTCACCCGCCCAGCGCCTGCCGCTGTTTGTCATGGCCTCAGCCGCTGAGTCTGCCTTCATGAAGAACGCCGCCCCGGTGTTACAAGCCCTGGCCAAACTGAGTGAGGTGTGTGTGTTTGATGACGAGGCCACCTGGGCCGCCGCCGCGCAAGCTGCCCCGGTAGCGGTGGTGGGTGAAGCCCGTATCTGCCTGTTCATGGAAATTGATGTGGCCGCTGAAAAGCTGCGTTTGGGCAAGGAACTGGCGCGCCTAGAAGGTGAAATCGGCAAGGCCAACGGCAAACTGGGTAACGAATCCTTCGTGGCCCGCGCCCCGGCTGCGGTGATTGATCAGGAGCGCAAACGCCTGGCGGACTTTGAGGCTACGCTGGCCAAGGTCAAAGACCAGTTGACTCGGCTGGGATAAGCCATTGCTGGCTGGGGAATCGGGTCTGCGCAAGTTCTGACTGACCCGCGGTGGTTATTTCGCGTGAGGCGAAATAACCACCGGAAAGGGTTTAACGGCGGCGCAGCACGTGGATGAAAGATTCCCCAACGGTTTGCTGGTCGAGTAATTCATTACCTGTTTGTTTGGCAAAGGCCTGAAAATCGCGCAAAGAACCTTTGTCGGTTGCCACCACTTTGAGTGTCTGTCCGCTGGTCAGTTCAGACAGCGCTTTTTTGGCTTTCAGAATGGGCAGTGGGCAGTTCAGGCCACTGGCATTAATTTCTTTGTCGATGTGCATGGTTGGATGAATTTGTAAGTAGACACGTCAGGCCGGAAACACCCCGGTCGACAAATAGCGGTCACCCCGGTCGCAAACGATGAAGACAATTGTCGCGTGCTTTTCGCGTTTGGCAATTTCTTTGGCGACCCAGCAAGCGCCTGCGGCGGAAATGCCAGCAAAAATACCTTCCTCCCGAGCCAGTCTGCGGCACATGTCTTCGGCATCTTCCTGGCTCACGTACATCAATTCATCCACATGGGTGGGGTCGTAAATTTTCGGCAAATACGCCTGTGGCCATTTGCGGATACCCGGAATACGTGAGCCGTCGGTTGGTTGCACACCAATGATCTGAATGGCCGGATTTTTCTTCTTGAGGTATTGAGACACGCCGGTGATGGTGCCGGTGGTGCCCATGGCGCTGACAAAATGGGTGATTTTGCCTTTGGTATCTGCCCAAATTTCGGGTCCCGTGGTTTCGACGTGAATACGTGGGTTATCCGGGTTGGCAAATTGATCCAGCACGCGACCTTTACCTTCGCGCGCCATTTGGTCTGCCAGGTCGCGTGAATACTCCATGCCGCCGCTCTTGGGTGTCAGAATCAGCTCCGCGCCAAATGCCTTCATGGTTTGTGCGCGTTCAATCGACAAATCTTCCGGCATGATCAGCACCAGTCGGTAACCCTTGATGGCTGCCGCCATGGCTAAGGCAATGCCAGTGTTGCCAGAAGTGGCTTCAATCAAGGTGTCGCCAGGTTGGATGTCACCACGCTCTTGCGCGCGTTTGATCATGGACATGGCGGCACGATCTTTGACTGAACCTGCAGGGTTATTGCCTTCGAGTTTGCCCAAAATGATGTTGTTTTTTGCCTGATTGGCCTCCGCACCAATGCGCTGCAAACGCACAAGTGGAGTTTTTCCAATCAAATCTTCAATGGTTGAATATTTCATACCCCACACTGTGCCATAATTCGGGGCTTCAAGCGTTGCCCGGGTGGTGAAATTGGTAGACGCAGGGGACTCAAAATCCCCCGCCGCAAGGCGTGCCGGTTCGATTCCGGCCCCGGGCACCACAAAACAATCTTGGATCGTTTCAGCATCCGCTCAAACCCGCCTTTCCTAAAGAAAGCGCGGGTTTTTATTTGCTCTATCGGATTTGATGGCCGTTGATAACGGGTCAGTCGGTGGTGGGTACTTTGGATGGCTCATGTGAAGAGCCCACACAGCTATCCATAAGATTCAGTGAAAGAGGGCAATGCGCAGCTTCGGGTGCTCATAAGCATTTTGTTGCCTATTTGTCTTGATCATGGATGATTCTGTGCAATGCATTCATTTACATCTGGTTACATAGCCGGTGACCTTTGGATGCCCGTTGTGAGAGTGGTGGACTACCATTTCGCATCGAATCAAATCACCCTACCAATGGAACCAATTGTTGAGTCAACCACTTGGCACAAGATCTTGCCACGAGCAAGCGCTTGTCCGCTTTTCTGACTTGCAAGTGCCATGACCAATCGTCCCAAGCATGTAGCAGGTTTTACAAGCCAAGTATTTTTCCAAAAATGATTTCCGAAACTTCTAAACTTGAACTCGCAACTCACCAAGCTCGTTCGGGAGGCCTTTCCCACCGCAGCAAAGTGATACCCATCCAAAACGCAAACGCCATGCGTTGTTTGAGGGACTTGGTGCAAGACCCTGCTGACGAGGAGAGCGTATCAAGTGCCCAGCTTTTGCCGGTGGATGTCATGGCGAAGTTGTTTCATGTTTTATTGAAAGATGACCGTTTAAGTGCGGCGTTTCGGGTCTGGATGGCACGATTGCAATGGCCAGTATTGCGGCTGGCAGAGCTTGAGCCACTGGGTTTTCAGCAAGAAACTCATCCAGCCTACCAGTGGTTGATCAAAGTTGGCAGCTGTGTTTTGCAGCCTGGTGAGCATGTCAGGCCTTGTGGGATCTTTGAGGAGGAAATTAAACGGCTGATTCTTGGAGTCGAGAGTTTTCCGATTGCTGACCAGCAAGCGTTTGAATGGGCTAATGCCGAGTTCAATCAGTTTTTGAGACGTATTCATGGGGATCATCCGCCAGCCGTTGGAACAAATTGCGTCGCCTGTCAACAGGTGCAAAAGGACGCACTGGCTGCTCAATACCGCATTGCTATTCTGGATAAGCTCAGTTTCGAGCCCGTAGAAGCCGAAACCCGAACATTTCTCACCGATATTTGGGCCAATGTATTGGCCACGCAGGCTGTGCACAAGGGACTTGAGCATCCTGAAACCATGACGCTTAAGCTCACGGCGATTGAACTCATTCGCGTCAACACGGCTTTGCTCAGATTGCAAGAACGCAAGCACGCCATGGTCAAGGTTCCGAAACTGATTGATACGTTGCGCCATGGCATGGAGTTGCTGTGTTTACCCTTGATTGAGCAGGATGCACACATTCAAAAAATCGGAGCCAATCTGTCTGATGCCTTTATGAAAAAGCAAACTGCGCTGCAAAAAGGTGTATTCCATACAGAGCGCAGGGCTGATCAACGCGCCAAAAGGAGTAGTTCACTTCCTGTCCCACATGGCGTAGCGCTGGACGGGTTACATGTGATTGATGACAACTCTGAGATCGCTTGGCGTATGTGGGAGTGTGCGCTGGTTGAACAACAGTCAAATAACACCGCCGCACCCACTGAGTACCCTCAATAATCACCCCTTGCGCAACCGGGGTTTCAGGGCATGGTGCTGTCGTCAAAACGTTGGGGACTTTGGGGTTGTCTGAGTTGCCATTCTCGAGCTTGATGTAGGTCCACTTGGTTTTTTGAAAACTTGAATGCGCACAAATCCGAATCATGGTGCGCCATAATTTGTAACAACTTGTTTCAAGTGAGCGCCGTACATGGTGCTTGTTTATGTTTTTTTACAGCGCTAACGGCAAACACTGATTCACGGGTTGCTTGGGTTTCCATCAACTTGCTGGTTAAATGTATTCAATTGCAGCAACCCAAGGAGCGCGCCCCCATGTTCTTTGTTTACGGCACATCCGGCCAGCTTTTCCGCGGAAGCATGGAGCAGCTGCGTCAAATTCATGGTGTGGGCTCTTTGGCGCGCGCACGCCGTTCCGCTGCAGTTGGGCGGGATGGCCGTGATGCTGTTGAGCAGCCAGGCTCGGCATTTGCTGTATTGGCCGGTCTTGTCCGCAAAGACGATGTACCCCGTCATCCGGTTGTTGCCGCGTATTCCCAGACGCAGCAGGTGACAAGCCAGCGCCACCCGCTTTCGACCGTGGGTGATGTGATGAGTCAACATCCCATCACGCTGACTGATTCGGCCAGTGTTCTTGATGGCTGGCAATTGTTGGCCGAAAAGGGCGTCGGTCAAGCTCCGGTGGTGGACGCCGCCGGACATCTGGTCGGTTTACTCACTCGTGCCGACTTGCTCAAACCAGAGCGCTTGCCTACCGCTGAGCAGCAAGTACAGGCATGGCAAATTTTGATGCATCAAAATGTCAAAGACATCATGTGGACACCCGTGCCCAGTGTTGGTCCTGTGGCTGATTTACGTCGGGTGGCTCAAGTGCTGCTTGACACAGGTTTACCCGGTTTGCCAGTGGTGGACGAACAAGGCAAGGTGAACGGCTTTGTGTCACGCACCGATATTTTGCGGGCTGTGGTGAACGACCCCCCGCTGGATTTGTGGGGCTGAGTCCGGTTGAGGGATGCCATCAATTCCAGCCAATGACATCAAATCCCTTGTCTTTCAGGCAGCGCTGGACATAGTTTCGGTAAGTGACGCTGGGTTTCTCATGGAAGGCCCCCGCCACAGCACCTGCTGAGCCACCCACAGCCGCACCTGCGGCACCCGACTCTAGCGCCCGCTCAACACTTCGCCCACGGACCAAAGCCCCGACCGCCGAGGCCACACCACCGACCGCGGCTCCTTGTGCGGCACCATGTCCGATCGAATTGGTCTTTTCCTCTGGTGTCAGTCCGGCATTTTGGGCGTTGTACATGCATTGATCCGCATCGCGCTGGGCTTGCGCCGGACCGACCCGATTGAGCATGACATTGGGGTAAAACACGGGACGCGCTGACGGACTGGATGCCCCAGTGCTTGCGCAGCCTGCTAATAATGCGGCACTGATCAGAGTAGTAAGGGTGGACGTTGGGTTCATGGAGTCGTGACACTTTACTACAAGCCCCGCGAGGCATTTTTTCTGATGTGTTGCACACCACAGCTTTCCGCTGAGCAAGCAGCCATTGTGTATTTAAGCTGCGACTTTGGTGGGCTTGCCGCCAGTGCGCAGCGTCAGCCCGCCAGCCTGGCGTTTTTGTTCGCCCAAGTTGGCGCGGGTGATGTGGGTGCTGTAGCGCTTGCGCAAGTCGTGCACTTGCTCGGTCAACTCATGGACATCGGCGATTTTGTCGGCATATCGGTGTAGCACCAGGTAAGCGGTTTCGATCAGCTTGCCGCTCAAGGTTTGGCTGCCGTGCTCCAGCAAGTCGACCACGGCGGCTTTGGGGTCGCCCTTCATGCTCATACTCATGGCATTCTCGGCCAGTTTCAGAATTTGACTGTGAGCGTTACGAATACGTTCAGGATAAGGCGGGTACAGTGCTGCGGAACCCGCTAACAGCTCAGAGAGCGCACGGGTGCCCGCAAAACGCAAACCTAATGAGTTCACAACAGGGTCCACCTCAGCAAGCTGGATCGCTTTGACGGCCAACTGCGCCAGCAGGGCCAGCAGGTTGGAAGCGGATTCAAAGTCAAATTCGGGGTCTTTGACGTGGCTGCACAGCTCTCGCACGACCTGTAAAACCTGTGCGTACTGGCTTTGTTCAATCAACTGCAGTGCGACCACAATGCCAAACAGGCGCTGGTGGCGTGAACTGTCAGGGTTGCGCTCAATCAGGCGCACAAAGTCATCACGACAGCGTTGCAGGCCTTTGTGGTCAGCAGTTTCCAGTCGCACAAATGCCAGCAATACCAGAGTTTGGCAGTCAAACATTTTGGAATCCAGGCCCATGCGGGTGGTCCGATCCAGGATTTTTTCGGCTTCGATCCGGTGGCCGGAGTAATAACTCATCAGACCCAGGTTTTGCATTCTGGAAATAGAGGATGGTGTGAGCGAACTGGCCATCTGGTAAGTGGATAGCGCCGCATCAAACTTGCCCTGCTCAAATTGAGCCCGCCCCATCACGTCATAGGCATCGGCGTAGTTGGGGTCTTCGCAGATCAGGTTTTCCAGCGTACTGACCGCTTTGGCCGTTTGACCTTCATCCAGCAACGAGCGAGCCACTCCCAGTTTGGCCCAGGGCAGGGTCTTGGCATCCACCACGGCCTGGTAGAGTTTTTGGGCCTGATCGTAATGACCAGTGCGCAGCAGCAACTCGGCACCTACCCGTGCGGCATACAGCCAAAACTTGCCTCTGCTCTCGAAACGCTGCAGGCACAGTTTGGCTGCAGTTTCAAAATCATCGGCCTCGATAGCGGTAAAGATATCTTGCAAAGACAGTTTGCGGATGCGTGCCTGGCGCAGTCGCTCACCCAATTGGGTGGCGCGGTGCGGCTTGAGCAGGTAACCGTCCAGGGCGGACTCGGCAGCTTCTGCGACCTTGGCGTAAGTGGCTTCGCCCGTGACCATGATGAACACGGTGGAAAATGGCAGCAGCTGGTTACGCCGCAGGTCGTCCAGCAAATCCTGCCCGGTCATGGATTCCTGGGGAAAGTGCAGTTCGCACAGCACCACGTCGAACTTGCGGAATTCCAGTTGGCGTCGGGCATCGACCAGACGCGCGGTCTGCACCACATTGCCCATTCCAAAGTCGCGCAATTGCGATACCAGAATTGAGCGCGAGGTTGGGTTGGGGTCAATCACCAACGCTTGGGAAGACGACAGATCATCTTCGAGCAAAGCCACGCTGACCTCCTGAGGTTGGTTGGCTGACGTGAGGTTGAGTTGGCAAAGCGTGCTCCTGAAAGCATGAACGGCAAAATGGTAGCACCTGCCATTCAGATGAAAAACATACTGAGGGTTTATTTTATAAGCTTTTTTGGCTTGTAGAGCTTGTTAAATAAGCGTAAGTAGCTATATAAATCATAGTATTGTTGACGCGATGGTGTGATATTTCTGACAAAATCAGGCTATGCCACTTTCCTCTTCTGATGTAACACCCGCCCAGCCGCGTAACCCTTTGCACGGCATGACACTGGAAGCCATTTTGACGGCCTTGGTAGCGCACTACGGCTGGCCAGGACTGGCTGAGCGTATTGCTGTGCGCTGCTTTGCCCTTGACCCGAGCATGGCTTCCAGCCTGAAGTTTTTGCGCAGGACACCTTGGGCACGTGAGAAAGTGGAGGGGCTTTATCTGTTCATGCTGCGCGAACAGCGCCGCCGGGGTTGAGGTGCACCATGACTGGACTGGTGGTGGTTTTTGGTGGAGACAGGCGGGATCGAACCGCCGACCTATTGATTGCGAACCAATCGCTCTCCCAACTGAGCTATGCCCCCAGGTGATGGATATTCTAGGAATGAAACCTGGATTTGAAAAGCCTTCGTTTTTTGAAAACGCACCTTACATGGCAAGGGGATGGCTTGACAGAATGACAGGCAGCCATCGGCTTCACCGATAATCAGGCTCGGTGGAGTTGCTGCCACGACTTTTTTCCATTGAATGTGAGTTGCATGAAAGATCATTACGCTGCTCTGGGTTTGCGAAGTTCGGCCACGCTGGCGGACATCAAAAAAGCGTTTCGCCAGCAGGCATCGATTCATCACCCTGACCGCAACAGCGCGCCAGAGGCGGCGGCCCGTTTCAGGGCAGCGCAGGAGGCCTATGATGTGTTGTCAGATGCGACCCAGCGCAAGGCGTATGACGACAACCGTCAGCGCAACCTGCTTGACAGTCCCATCGACACTGCACGTGCAATTTGGCTTGACTATTTCAACCGCATTGCCTGAACGGCACCCTTACACAAGAGAACACCATGAGCATGTCTGCATTTTTCCGCGCCCTGCGTCCATCGTACCAAGCAGAGATGGACGACCTTACTTTTGACTCAGAAGGCCGCAATGTCTTGCGCAAGCGCTTGCTTGAAAAACGTAGCCAAGTGGTGTTTTTGCGGCAAATGATGGAAGTAAGCCCGGAAATGGTGGCCGTGGTGTTTCACGGTGGTTTCCATTTTGAGCTGCCTGCGGTGATGGAGCATGTGCTGACGCTCGAATCGGATGAGTTTCCCGAATGGCACAGTCTGGCGGAGGCGGTGCAGCTGACCCCTTGGGCACAGGAGCTTGCCGACAGTTTTTTGCAGGAGCCTCAAGGCGACTGGTTCATGACCGTGGCCGCTGCGCTGGAGTACCTGTTTCAACGTCCCTCAACCCATCATCACGACGATGCGGCGCATGATGAGCACACCGAGGACGCACCCTCTGGCACCAAGCGGCGTGGGCATGAGTTTGACTTTGACAAGGATGACGAACATGACCGTGACCACGATCATGAAGAAGCCAGTGCCCAATGGCTTGAAGACCAAGGTTTTGACCGCAAGGAATAAGCGGTTTAGCCCACGTTGTAGATATCACCCCTCCAGTACACAGGAAAGCTTCATGCATCATTTGGCCTTGATTGAAAAAACCCAGTCCCTGATCGCTGCGGGCGACATCGTGGGCGCAGAACATGCGCTGGTTGAACTGGCTGACCGCGAGGGCGACGGGGCGCTGATGGAGGTGCTGGAACAATTACCACCCAAAGATGTGCTGGCGGTGATCCGGGAATACGATGGTTCGCGTGAGACCATCATCAACGCCATGTTGACCCCAGGGCAGTTTGCCCGGGCCGTGGTGATTGAAAAACAATACCGTGATCTGACCCGAGCACATTTGCGCGGCATGATGAATTCGGTGATCTTTCGTGACGGCGGCAAACCGGTGGACTTTTTAACGGCGATTGGTGATCTGGAAGGTGGTGCAGAGGCCTTGGCCGACTACTTTGAAGAAAAGTGGAGCCGCATCGAAGCCTTTGCCCGCACCGGCACTTTTGACACGGTGGAAGATGATGGTGACATGTTGTCTGAAGACGATTTGCGTGCCAATGCTTACGCTCGCCCCAAGCTCGATGAAGACGAGGTGGCCGATGCCGACTGGATGCAACTGGCCTGGCTGCTGCGTTATGAGTGTGTGGATTTGTTCATTGAGATGCTGCTGGTACTGCGTGCCAAGGCGCGCGCCTTTGAGTTGGGCCTGGATGAAGAAGACCTGTTTGAAGACGATGGCAAGGTGGAGACCGGCGACACGGATCGTGGCAAAGCTACGCCAGCGGCGCTCGACCCCGATGAAGAGTCGGCCATCTGACCCCAAGAACCTTCGCGCTATTTCGCATGACTTCTTCCGCGTCCGTCCACGTTGTTTCCCTGTTTGATGCCCGGCCTTTTTTTGAAAAAGCCCTGATCTATGGCCTGCAGCACGGCCTGATTGATGCCGCCAAGCGCGAAACCATGGCGCAAGAGGCCCCCAAAGGCATGGTGCAAATTGCCCGTTATTTCGGCAGCGAATACTTGCGCCCCGAGCTTGAAAAAGCCCGTGACCGTATCGTTAATCTGATCAGTCTGCATTTGCAGGATGCCAGCGGTGGCAATCTGCACATGGCCGCTGAGCTGCTGCGTGACAACTCTTTGCTGTCGCGCTCCAAGGCGGGCTCAGACCTGCTCAAGGCGCTGATCGTCATGCCGCAAAACACCCACTTTGGCATGAACGAGCGCGGTGGCTTCTCAGATCGGCACATTCCCCAATTGGCACGCTGGTCGCTGGCCAGTTATGCCGAATACCAAGCCGAGTTTGCGGCCCGCCAGCATGCGGTACAAGCGGTTGAGGCGGCACTTTGGTTGGCTGATCAGTACGGCTTGTCGGCCGACGAGCTGCAGGATGCCGAGCCCGATGCTGAAGCCGTGATTCGCACCGCCCTGCTGCTGGGCATGACGCGCCGCAAGGAAATGCCTGATTGGGTGTCTTTTGAAAAATTGATTGCTGCGTTGCGTCTGAAACAGGCTGCTTTTGAAGGCTTGAAGTGTCCGAAAGACTTGCCCGAAGCGTATCTGCCGGTGGTGGAGTCCGTCCGCCAGTCCATGCTGGCCGACTGGCCCAAGTTGCTGGATGTGCGTTTGGCACCGCGCAAGCTGTTTGACCACACACCGGCGTTCATGGGGCGTTACTTTTGGCTGGAAGATGCCTTGAGCGAGGTGAACCAGCACGACCAAAACCGCTCCGCAGCCTGGAACAAGCTCACTCAAGGCCACAGTGACGATGGCACAGTGCTCACCTTGTGCCTGTGCGTGGCTGCGGGCAGCGTTCCCAAGACCTTACTGTCAGAGAAATCAGCGGCCACACTGGTGCGCAAAATCCGCAAGCATGGGTTCAAGCCCAGTCTGGCGCAGGACTATCTTGTGGCACACGCGCCAGAGCCGCATCTGGACGATTTTGTGGCGCTGTGGAATGATTTTGTGGCCGAGGCGCGAAGCACTTTGCTCAGTGACCATGACCACAAGCTCAGCGATGCGTTGGCCTTGTTGCGCCGTGAGTGCAATGTGAGCTGAGACGGTTGAAGCGTCGGGTGGCTTCTTTTATGCCGCAGGTTTCGCAAACAATTGCTTCAGCTCGCGATCCATCAAATCGGCATCTCCTGTGTTGAGTTCCAGTAATCGACGTAATTGGGTCAAACTTTGCAAGTCAATATCGTCACAGGCGATACCGATGTTGCCACCTTCCAGGTGAGCGATTTTGCCGCCCATTGTGATCGACTCTCCACCGCTCACCAATGGCAAAACCAGGCGGCATTTTTCATTCAATGCCAGATTCAGCGAAGTAGTAGCGCGTACCAATGCACCTTTTAGTGCGATATCCAGCAGCTCGACATGAACATTCTGACTGTGTATTTGCAGGGAAACTTGGGCAAAAAAGGGGACGCGTGAAAAATGACGATGGCCTTGCGCCAATGGGGTACTCATGGTGGATTCCTCTTGTGTGGCTCAATCAGATGGGTTGCTCAACCTGGTGATGATAAGGCCGAGCAAGCAAAAGCGCCTTCTCAGTCAGGTTAGAATACGCGCCAACGGAAGCGTGGCAGAGTGGTCGATTGCACCGGTCTTGAAAACCGGCAACGTTTTGCGACGTTCGTGAGTTCGAATCTCACCGCTTCCGCCAAATCATTTCGGCAGAACCTATCTCCCCAGCACCGGGAAAAGTTTCACCAGCCCGTCAGACATCACCTCTACAGCCAGTGCCGCCAGAATCAGTCCCATCAAGCGGGTCATGACGTTGATGCCGGTTTTACCTAAGCCGCGAGCAATCGGCTGGGCCAGTGAAAAGCACAGTGCGGTGGCCAAAGCAACGACCACACCGTAACCCACCAACATGGTCAATTGAAGAACTGTTTTGGCCTTATCTGCATAAATCACGACGGTCGACATGGTGGCTGGGCCCGTCAACAATGGAATGGTGAGGGGGACGACCGCAATGCTGGCGCGGGCGGAGGCATCATTCATTTCCTCTTCATTGGACTTGGCCTCGGCTGGCTGGGCATTGAGCATGGCTAAGGCGGATGTCAACAACAGCATGCCGCCGCCGACTTGAAAGCTTGCGAGCGAAATGCCAAAAAACTCCAGAATGTGCAACCCCATCAATGCACTCACGGCAATCACGACAAAAGCGCTGAACGAGGCGATCAAAATCGTGCGCCGCCGCTGTTCGTCTGAAAAATCCTGTGTGTAGTGAATGAAAAATGGCACGATGGCCAGCGGGTTGACGATCGCCAATAGGGTGACAAGAGGTTTAAAATCCATAGCGCTTGATGCTTTGTTTGATTGGTCTAGAGTTTGATTTCATGCTGAAAATTCAGCGTGCTGAGCGTTCCAGGTAGCGTTTGCGCCAGAAAAAAGCTACCAAGGCGCCAGCGGTAGTGGCCATGGCGACCATGGCCAGCCAAAAGCCGTTGGAGCGATGCAGCAGCGGGATGAACTCGAAGTTCATGCCAAAGATGCCGGCAATCAGATTCAAGGGTAAAAAGATGGCGGTGAGCACCGTGAGCGTGCGC is a window of Rhodoferax lithotrophicus DNA encoding:
- a CDS encoding response regulator, producing the protein MALLEDDLSSSQALVIDPNPTSRSILVSQLRDFGMGNVVQTARLVDARRQLEFRKFDVVLCELHFPQESMTGQDLLDDLRRNQLLPFSTVFIMVTGEATYAKVAEAAESALDGYLLKPHRATQLGERLRQARIRKLSLQDIFTAIEADDFETAAKLCLQRFESRGKFWLYAARVGAELLLRTGHYDQAQKLYQAVVDAKTLPWAKLGVARSLLDEGQTAKAVSTLENLICEDPNYADAYDVMGRAQFEQGKFDAALSTYQMASSLTPSSISRMQNLGLMSYYSGHRIEAEKILDRTTRMGLDSKMFDCQTLVLLAFVRLETADHKGLQRCRDDFVRLIERNPDSSRHQRLFGIVVALQLIEQSQYAQVLQVVRELCSHVKDPEFDFESASNLLALLAQLAVKAIQLAEVDPVVNSLGLRFAGTRALSELLAGSAALYPPYPERIRNAHSQILKLAENAMSMSMKGDPKAAVVDLLEHGSQTLSGKLIETAYLVLHRYADKIADVHELTEQVHDLRKRYSTHITRANLGEQKRQAGGLTLRTGGKPTKVAA
- a CDS encoding VF530 family DNA-binding protein, which codes for MPLSSSDVTPAQPRNPLHGMTLEAILTALVAHYGWPGLAERIAVRCFALDPSMASSLKFLRRTPWAREKVEGLYLFMLREQRRRG
- a CDS encoding DnaJ domain-containing protein, whose amino-acid sequence is MKDHYAALGLRSSATLADIKKAFRQQASIHHPDRNSAPEAAARFRAAQEAYDVLSDATQRKAYDDNRQRNLLDSPIDTARAIWLDYFNRIA
- a CDS encoding PilZ domain-containing protein; this encodes MSTPLAQGHRHFSRVPFFAQVSLQIHSQNVHVELLDIALKGALVRATTSLNLALNEKCRLVLPLVSGGESITMGGKIAHLEGGNIGIACDDIDLQSLTQLRRLLELNTGDADLMDRELKQLFAKPAA
- a CDS encoding MarC family protein is translated as MDFKPLVTLLAIVNPLAIVPFFIHYTQDFSDEQRRRTILIASFSAFVVIAVSALMGLHILEFFGISLASFQVGGGMLLLTSALAMLNAQPAEAKSNEEEMNDASARASIAVVPLTIPLLTGPATMSTVVIYADKAKTVLQLTMLVGYGVVVALATALCFSLAQPIARGLGKTGINVMTRLMGLILAALAVEVMSDGLVKLFPVLGR